In the Streptomyces fradiae ATCC 10745 = DSM 40063 genome, one interval contains:
- a CDS encoding maltokinase N-terminal cap-like domain-containing protein has translation MAVIHRTTVRPTKLELLASWLPSRPWYRGGAGGPELSKAGGFRLDDPRGEVGIEFMVVADASGPAPVTYLVPLTYRGAPLDGAGHALVGTMEHGVLGRRWAYDGCHDPVLAAQLTELIAGRAQAQDQDVSDMPDREVAAVCAGAVPPAAELTAHDDREGTRLSAPRGTTLRVHRVLRPVPDARPALPRGAVGQVTGCWRTADGARARGVLAVLHPGAPA, from the coding sequence ATGGCCGTCATCCACCGGACCACCGTCAGGCCGACCAAGCTCGAACTGCTCGCCTCCTGGCTGCCCTCCCGCCCGTGGTACCGGGGCGGCGCGGGCGGACCGGAGCTCTCCAAGGCCGGCGGGTTCCGTCTGGACGACCCGCGTGGCGAGGTCGGGATCGAGTTCATGGTAGTCGCCGACGCCTCCGGGCCCGCCCCGGTCACCTACCTGGTGCCGCTCACCTACCGCGGCGCGCCGCTCGACGGGGCCGGACACGCCCTCGTCGGCACCATGGAGCACGGCGTGCTCGGGCGCCGCTGGGCGTACGACGGCTGCCACGACCCCGTGCTGGCCGCGCAGCTGACGGAGCTGATCGCGGGGCGGGCGCAGGCCCAGGACCAGGACGTCAGCGACATGCCCGACCGGGAGGTCGCCGCCGTGTGCGCCGGCGCGGTGCCCCCTGCGGCCGAACTGACCGCGCACGACGACCGGGAGGGCACCCGCCTGTCGGCGCCGCGGGGGACGACCCTGCGCGTGCACCGGGTCCTGCGGCCCGTCCCGGACGCCCGGCCCGCGCTGCCGCGGGGAGCGGTCGGCCAGGTCACCGGCTGCTGGCGGACCGCTGACGGTGCCCGTGCCCGCGGGGTGCTCGCCGTCCTGCACCCCGGCGCTCCGGCGTAG
- a CDS encoding phosphotransferase, whose product MADSPSPRRIARRTAAAVDAAVGAGRSLGLTVTEAAVLHDVFSVVVHLAPAPVVVRVPVVLAPHMGPDELARRQRTELDVTGWLARRGTPVVPPSPLVPPEPVRRDGFSMTFWQYVEEDRDREPDYVANAERTADLHAALRAYPGPLPFLSAAEPRFVTDALALLGERPDLLGPAELDRARREWRLLEPLVRSRAAFEAAFPGTESQPVHGDAPPANMIAGVDGDLHADFELVTLGPVEWDLAFFGPEHEAAYNRGAERNGLRTLRGDVLACVNAVGMLRAVGVLALAPQQPVLAEYVRPAVERWLAAPFAGGLAG is encoded by the coding sequence ATGGCCGATTCCCCGTCCCCGCGGCGGATCGCCCGCCGCACCGCCGCCGCCGTCGACGCGGCGGTCGGAGCCGGGCGCTCCCTCGGGCTGACCGTGACGGAGGCGGCGGTGCTCCACGACGTGTTCTCCGTTGTCGTCCACCTGGCGCCCGCCCCCGTCGTGGTCCGCGTCCCCGTCGTCCTCGCGCCCCACATGGGCCCCGACGAGCTCGCGCGCCGCCAGCGGACGGAGCTGGACGTGACGGGGTGGCTGGCGCGGCGGGGCACGCCCGTGGTCCCGCCGAGCCCGCTCGTACCGCCGGAGCCCGTGCGGCGCGACGGGTTCTCGATGACGTTCTGGCAGTACGTCGAGGAGGACCGGGACCGGGAACCCGACTACGTGGCGAACGCCGAGCGCACCGCCGACCTGCACGCCGCGCTCCGCGCCTATCCGGGGCCGCTGCCGTTCCTCTCCGCCGCCGAGCCCCGGTTCGTCACCGACGCCCTGGCCCTGCTCGGGGAGCGCCCGGACCTCCTCGGCCCGGCCGAGCTGGACCGGGCGCGCCGGGAGTGGCGGCTCCTGGAGCCCCTGGTGCGCTCGCGCGCGGCGTTCGAGGCGGCGTTCCCGGGCACGGAGTCGCAGCCCGTCCACGGTGACGCGCCGCCGGCCAACATGATCGCCGGGGTGGACGGAGACCTCCACGCGGACTTCGAGCTGGTCACGCTGGGGCCGGTCGAGTGGGACCTCGCCTTCTTCGGGCCCGAGCACGAGGCCGCCTACAACCGCGGCGCGGAGCGCAACGGCCTGCGGACCCTGCGCGGTGACGTGCTGGCCTGCGTGAACGCCGTGGGGATGCTGCGCGCGGTCGGCGTCCTCGCGCTCGCGCCGCAGCAGCCGGTACTGGCGGAGTACGTCCGCCCGGCCGTCGAGCGGTGGCTGGCGGCGCCGTTCGCCGGGGGCCTCGCCGGCTGA
- a CDS encoding nuclear transport factor 2 family protein: MDTSPVTALLDIIDDGRWDDLPSVLAPQCVIERPGAEPLVGLARIERFYRHERPVAAGRHTVERLLADAEAAACWGTFSGTDRDGRAVAARFADTYLLEGGRISRRTTYLHGPAH, encoded by the coding sequence ATGGACACCTCCCCCGTGACGGCGCTGCTGGACATCATCGACGACGGCCGCTGGGACGACCTGCCGTCCGTCCTGGCGCCGCAGTGCGTCATCGAACGCCCGGGTGCCGAGCCGCTCGTGGGCCTGGCCCGGATCGAGCGGTTCTACCGGCACGAGCGCCCCGTGGCCGCCGGCCGGCACACGGTCGAACGGCTCCTCGCCGACGCGGAGGCCGCCGCCTGCTGGGGCACCTTCTCGGGGACGGACCGGGACGGGCGGGCCGTCGCGGCGCGTTTCGCGGACACGTACCTGCTGGAGGGAGGACGGATCTCGCGCCGTACGACGTACCTCCACGGCCCCGCCCACTGA
- a CDS encoding ATP-grasp domain-containing protein — translation MTRPPRLAVVYDDGAVSPGELGVGLAGTADAVFLVPDSPHVAAMRPVLRQLGAVHGLTGDAARDAALVRRLAPDAITTFSELMIRTTAALAEAAQLPYHRPATALLLTDKTLQRAALRRAGVDDVRHASLASPADWPAALAAVGLPAVVKPVRGAGSRHTHPVYEEERAARLVAEVFAGLPDAPPGVPRLVVEELLTGRPSGPLGDYVSVESLCGADGVAHLAVSGKLPLVRPFREPGRYWPHHLAPAEERAVLDLVTRALGAVGVRHGLTHTEVKLTPAGPRIIEVNGRLGGHVNGLARTACGVDLVRAAALHALGRHPGVGRLRPGRVHFQHNGLAPTEPCRLLGVHGAARVRARDGVSGYRVFARVGQRLPGGVMTRELDVVWGIADDHDAMVRLIRGALGELSYEFGFADGPRTVAAADCGAWQDGAARPPYDAPAGRRDADARDDVTPR, via the coding sequence GTGACGCGCCCGCCCCGGCTGGCGGTGGTCTACGACGACGGCGCGGTCTCCCCCGGCGAGCTGGGCGTCGGGCTGGCCGGCACGGCGGACGCCGTGTTCCTGGTGCCCGACAGCCCGCACGTCGCGGCGATGCGCCCGGTCCTGAGGCAGCTCGGCGCCGTGCACGGCCTGACGGGCGACGCCGCGCGGGACGCCGCCCTGGTGCGGCGCCTCGCCCCGGACGCGATCACCACCTTCAGCGAGCTGATGATCCGTACGACGGCCGCGCTGGCCGAGGCGGCGCAGCTGCCGTACCACCGCCCGGCGACGGCACTGCTGCTGACCGACAAGACCCTCCAGCGTGCGGCGCTGCGCCGCGCGGGGGTCGACGACGTCCGCCACGCGTCCCTGGCCTCACCGGCCGACTGGCCGGCGGCGCTGGCCGCCGTCGGGCTGCCCGCCGTGGTGAAGCCGGTGCGGGGGGCGGGGAGCCGCCACACCCACCCCGTGTACGAGGAGGAGCGGGCCGCCCGCCTCGTGGCGGAGGTCTTCGCCGGTCTGCCGGACGCCCCGCCGGGCGTGCCGCGGCTGGTGGTGGAGGAGCTCCTGACCGGCCGACCGAGCGGACCGCTCGGCGACTACGTGTCGGTGGAGAGCCTGTGCGGCGCGGACGGGGTCGCCCACCTGGCGGTGTCCGGGAAGCTGCCGCTGGTACGGCCGTTCCGCGAGCCGGGCCGGTACTGGCCGCACCATCTCGCGCCGGCCGAGGAGCGGGCGGTCCTCGACCTGGTGACGCGGGCGCTGGGGGCGGTGGGCGTACGGCACGGCCTGACGCACACGGAGGTGAAGCTGACACCGGCCGGGCCGAGGATCATCGAGGTGAACGGCCGGCTCGGAGGCCACGTCAACGGGCTGGCCCGCACCGCGTGCGGGGTGGACCTGGTCAGGGCCGCGGCCCTGCACGCCCTCGGCAGGCACCCCGGGGTGGGGCGGCTGCGGCCCGGCCGGGTCCACTTCCAGCACAACGGGCTGGCCCCCACGGAGCCGTGCCGGCTGCTCGGCGTGCACGGGGCCGCACGGGTCCGCGCGCGGGACGGCGTCAGCGGCTACCGGGTCTTCGCCCGCGTCGGGCAGCGGCTGCCCGGCGGGGTGATGACACGTGAGCTGGACGTCGTGTGGGGGATCGCCGACGACCACGACGCGATGGTGCGGCTCATCCGCGGCGCCCTCGGGGAGCTGAGCTACGAGTTCGGCTTCGCCGACGGCCCGCGGACCGTGGCGGCCGCGGACTGCGGCGCGTGGCAGGACGGGGCGGCGCGACCGCCGTACGACGCGCCGGCGGGACGCCGGGACGCGGACGCTCGGGATGACGTGACGCCGAGATGA
- a CDS encoding condensation domain-containing protein codes for MQSEADRITAVLCEVLSGRLEGQEIGPDDDFYAMGGDSLTALLVVADATERGVPLGLRELLYHPTPRALGAHLAGAAAGGPGDAPPAARLTAADLSLLPDGVAEALPASALQVAMVYLCETSTDPALYVSVLEWEVAGALDGDRFRRALAALCERHPALRSSFDLGTYSVPAQLFWSSVEPPLVAGPPEEPLAAPDWGAPPLFRCRVQDLDGAFRVALAVHHTLVDGWSLGRLAVDLMSLYAGVPLPPLPDGVERAFAETEAAQSASAEAAGFWARQTLPSLLFPDRGRFGGAADARETAGFPLPGGLVEGLTAAARRLRVPLKSLALAAHVRAFAELTGRPEVVTGLVVNTRPELPGSDLVAGLYLNTLPVLLRARDDWADLAAAALVAERGGSRYRAYPLARLENRLGRPAFDAVLNFTRLGVHRELDAATGLETGGWRLRGKPSFPLRVDVEVDGVEGGDRVVVAFDPDLVPPATAGRYTELLRRALAEAVGA; via the coding sequence ATGCAGTCCGAAGCCGACCGGATCACGGCGGTGCTGTGCGAGGTCCTCAGCGGCCGCCTGGAAGGCCAGGAGATCGGTCCGGACGACGACTTCTACGCCATGGGCGGCGACTCCCTGACGGCCCTGCTGGTCGTCGCGGACGCCACGGAGCGCGGTGTCCCGCTGGGGCTGCGGGAGCTGCTGTACCACCCGACGCCGCGGGCGCTGGGCGCGCATCTGGCCGGGGCGGCGGCCGGTGGGCCCGGCGACGCCCCGCCGGCCGCCCGGCTGACCGCGGCCGACCTGTCCCTGCTGCCGGACGGGGTGGCCGAGGCCCTGCCCGCGTCGGCGCTCCAGGTCGCCATGGTCTACCTGTGTGAGACGAGCACGGACCCCGCCCTGTACGTGTCGGTCCTGGAGTGGGAGGTCGCCGGTGCCCTCGACGGGGACCGGTTCCGGCGGGCCCTGGCCGCGCTGTGCGAGCGGCACCCGGCGCTGCGGTCGTCGTTCGATCTGGGCACGTACTCGGTGCCGGCGCAGCTGTTCTGGTCGTCGGTGGAGCCGCCGCTGGTGGCGGGCCCTCCCGAGGAGCCGCTCGCCGCGCCCGACTGGGGCGCGCCGCCGCTGTTCCGATGCCGTGTCCAGGACCTGGACGGGGCGTTCCGGGTGGCGCTGGCGGTCCACCACACCCTCGTCGACGGCTGGAGCCTGGGCCGGCTGGCCGTGGACCTGATGTCGCTGTACGCGGGCGTGCCGCTGCCGCCCCTGCCGGACGGTGTCGAGCGGGCCTTCGCCGAGACGGAGGCGGCGCAGTCGGCGTCCGCGGAGGCCGCCGGTTTCTGGGCCCGCCAGACGCTGCCGTCGCTGCTGTTCCCGGACCGGGGCAGGTTCGGCGGGGCGGCGGACGCCCGCGAGACCGCCGGGTTCCCGCTGCCCGGCGGGCTGGTGGAGGGGCTGACGGCGGCGGCGCGGCGGCTGCGGGTGCCGCTCAAGTCCCTGGCGCTGGCCGCCCATGTGCGGGCGTTCGCGGAGTTGACGGGGCGGCCCGAGGTCGTGACCGGCCTGGTGGTGAACACGCGGCCGGAGCTGCCGGGCTCCGACCTGGTGGCCGGGCTGTACCTGAACACCCTTCCGGTGCTGCTCCGGGCGCGGGACGACTGGGCGGACCTGGCGGCGGCGGCGCTGGTGGCGGAGCGCGGCGGCAGCCGGTACCGGGCGTACCCGCTGGCCCGGCTGGAGAACCGGCTCGGCCGCCCCGCGTTCGACGCGGTCCTCAACTTCACGCGGCTGGGCGTCCATCGCGAGCTGGACGCGGCCACCGGGCTGGAGACCGGCGGCTGGCGGCTGCGGGGCAAGCCGAGCTTCCCGCTGCGCGTGGACGTCGAGGTCGACGGGGTCGAGGGCGGCGACCGGGTCGTGGTGGCCTTCGACCCGGACCTCGTCCCGCCCGCGACGGCCGGGCGGTACACGGAGCTGCTGCGGCGGGCGCTCGCCGAGGCGGTGGGCGCGTGA
- a CDS encoding cytochrome P450 — protein sequence MRDGSGRPAEAGLEGVDLFDPRFHGEGDPHAVWARMREHAPLHRQTLPDGRAFWSVTRHADACRVLGEHRTFTSERGSLLMQLGTPDAASGRMLVATDPPRHTALRRPLNRLFAGPALHAAEDRVRRAVRSVLAPAAREGRWDLARRAGLLPMAVAGALMDLPEEDGERLLHWTGMAAAPEDPDFRVASAGATLAVAHHRLFAYFTDLVARRRGTEGEDAVRLLLSMRTDEGPLSDEEAVVNCYSMLLGANATTPHAVAGTVLALMEHPEQYAAVREDRSLVPGLVEEGLRWTSPASSFLRYAVVDAELSGGVVPAGDAVAVWVGSANRDERVFADPYRFDVRRTDNRHLAFGFGPHYCLGAAVSRLTLRIFFEEALDAVEEFRPAGRPRPLVSNFVAGLAELPVRTRPRRD from the coding sequence ATGAGGGACGGTTCCGGACGCCCGGCCGAGGCGGGACTGGAGGGCGTCGACCTGTTCGACCCGCGCTTCCACGGCGAGGGCGATCCGCACGCGGTGTGGGCGCGCATGCGGGAGCACGCCCCGCTGCACCGCCAGACGCTGCCCGACGGGCGGGCCTTCTGGTCGGTGACCCGGCACGCCGACGCCTGCCGGGTCCTCGGCGAGCACCGTACGTTCACCTCCGAGCGCGGCAGCCTGCTGATGCAGCTCGGGACCCCGGACGCGGCGTCCGGGCGGATGCTGGTCGCCACCGACCCGCCGCGCCACACGGCGCTGCGCCGCCCGCTGAACCGGCTCTTCGCCGGGCCGGCGCTGCACGCCGCCGAGGACCGGGTCCGCCGCGCCGTGCGGAGCGTGCTCGCCCCGGCGGCCCGTGAGGGGCGGTGGGACCTGGCCCGGCGGGCCGGGCTGTTGCCGATGGCCGTCGCCGGCGCCCTGATGGACCTGCCCGAGGAGGACGGGGAGCGGCTGCTGCACTGGACGGGCATGGCCGCCGCCCCGGAGGACCCGGACTTCCGGGTGGCGAGCGCCGGCGCCACCCTGGCGGTCGCCCACCACCGGTTGTTCGCCTACTTCACCGACCTGGTCGCGCGCCGCCGGGGCACCGAGGGCGAGGACGCGGTCCGGTTGCTGCTGTCGATGCGGACGGACGAGGGCCCCCTGTCGGACGAGGAGGCCGTCGTCAACTGCTACAGCATGCTCCTGGGCGCCAACGCGACGACACCGCACGCGGTCGCGGGCACGGTGCTGGCGCTGATGGAGCATCCGGAGCAGTACGCGGCCGTGCGGGAGGACCGCTCCCTGGTTCCCGGGCTGGTGGAGGAGGGGCTGCGCTGGACCTCGCCGGCGAGCAGCTTCCTGCGGTACGCGGTGGTGGACGCCGAACTGAGCGGCGGCGTCGTACCGGCGGGTGACGCGGTGGCGGTGTGGGTGGGCTCGGCCAACCGGGACGAGCGGGTCTTCGCGGACCCGTACCGGTTCGACGTCCGGCGGACCGACAACCGGCACCTCGCCTTCGGCTTCGGGCCGCACTACTGCCTGGGCGCCGCCGTGAGCCGGCTCACCCTGCGGATCTTCTTCGAGGAGGCGCTCGACGCGGTCGAGGAGTTCCGCCCCGCGGGCCGGCCGCGGCCCCTCGTCTCGAACTTCGTCGCGGGGCTGGCGGAGCTGCCGGTCCGCACCCGGCCGCGGCGCGACTGA
- a CDS encoding non-ribosomal peptide synthetase has protein sequence MDTIVSVFAERARTAPDRPAVGTLTYAELDGRTDRLARRLAAAGARPGDVVGVLCGRSPHTAVLLLAVLKAGAAYLALDPRQPPARQRAMLADAGARVLLADRVPGPGDFPAYRVVEAPGGPAPSGSAEARGGEAEAAAAPVVLAVEEASGGLGGADPAGAGAAGAGAAGAGTAASGAGAGAGAGAGAASVAVAGPGSPAPVAVGPEDVAYVAYTSGSTGRPKGVCVPHRAVVRLVVGNPLLDARPEDTFLGFAPVAFDASTLEIWGALLNGARLAVAPPGDLSVPGLLDFARTERVTVMWLTAGLFHLAVDEGLRDLPALRLLLAGGDVLSAPHVDRAVRALPGATVVNGYGPTENTTFTCCHPVRGPVGATVPIGTAVRGTAVRLLDGELRPVPDGQVGEVYAAGAGLAHGYLGAPAATAARFVADPFGPPGTRMYRTGDLARRVGGVLEFAGRADDQVKVRGFRVEPGEVAAALLEHPGVVRAAVVAPAVPGAGDGGAAAVERRLVAHVVTAADTSVLELRRGLAERLPAYAVPSLIVPVKALPLTPNGKVDRAALEQAGPVARPDVNAAYREPGNALERAVAGLWADRLGMTGVGADDDFFELGGDSLLAVRIIEELRREYGVEVSPLDFYLDPTPAGLAGAVEKGRAAV, from the coding sequence GTGGACACCATCGTCTCGGTCTTCGCCGAGCGGGCCCGTACGGCACCGGACCGGCCGGCGGTCGGCACGCTCACCTACGCGGAACTCGACGGGCGCACCGACCGGCTCGCCCGCCGGCTCGCCGCCGCCGGGGCGCGCCCCGGTGACGTCGTCGGCGTCCTGTGCGGCCGCTCGCCGCACACGGCGGTCCTGCTCCTGGCCGTCCTCAAGGCGGGCGCCGCCTACCTCGCGCTCGACCCCCGGCAGCCTCCGGCGCGGCAGCGGGCGATGCTCGCCGACGCGGGCGCGCGGGTGCTGCTGGCGGACCGTGTCCCAGGACCCGGGGACTTCCCCGCGTACCGGGTGGTGGAGGCCCCGGGCGGGCCGGCCCCGTCCGGCTCCGCCGAGGCCCGCGGGGGCGAGGCCGAGGCCGCCGCGGCGCCTGTGGTCCTCGCGGTCGAGGAGGCTTCCGGGGGCCTTGGGGGCGCCGATCCGGCCGGGGCCGGTGCGGCCGGGGCCGGTGCGGCCGGGGCCGGTACCGCTGCGTCCGGTGCGGGTGCCGGGGCCGGTGCGGGTGCCGGTGCGGCTTCTGTGGCCGTCGCGGGTCCCGGCTCCCCCGCACCGGTCGCCGTGGGGCCGGAGGACGTCGCGTACGTCGCCTACACCTCCGGGTCCACGGGGCGCCCCAAGGGCGTCTGCGTGCCGCACCGCGCGGTGGTGCGGCTGGTCGTCGGCAACCCCCTCCTCGACGCGCGGCCCGAGGACACGTTCCTCGGTTTCGCACCGGTGGCCTTCGACGCCTCGACGCTGGAGATCTGGGGGGCGCTGCTCAACGGCGCCCGGCTGGCCGTCGCTCCGCCGGGCGACCTGTCCGTGCCCGGACTGCTGGACTTCGCGCGGACCGAGCGGGTGACCGTCATGTGGCTGACCGCCGGCCTGTTCCACCTCGCCGTCGACGAGGGCCTGCGGGACCTGCCCGCGCTGCGGCTGCTGCTGGCGGGCGGCGACGTCCTGTCGGCACCCCACGTGGACCGCGCGGTGCGGGCCCTGCCCGGAGCGACCGTCGTCAACGGCTACGGCCCGACCGAGAACACCACGTTCACCTGCTGCCATCCGGTGCGCGGACCGGTCGGGGCGACCGTGCCCATCGGCACGGCGGTCCGCGGCACGGCCGTCCGCCTGCTGGACGGGGAACTGCGGCCGGTGCCCGACGGGCAGGTCGGGGAGGTGTACGCGGCGGGCGCCGGGCTCGCCCACGGGTACCTGGGCGCGCCCGCCGCCACGGCCGCCCGCTTCGTCGCCGACCCGTTCGGGCCGCCCGGCACCCGCATGTACCGGACCGGGGACCTGGCGCGGCGGGTGGGGGGCGTGCTGGAGTTCGCCGGGCGGGCCGACGACCAGGTGAAGGTGCGGGGGTTCCGCGTGGAACCCGGGGAGGTCGCCGCCGCCCTCCTGGAGCACCCCGGCGTCGTACGGGCCGCCGTCGTCGCCCCCGCGGTGCCAGGCGCAGGCGACGGCGGCGCGGCGGCGGTGGAGCGGCGGCTGGTCGCCCATGTCGTGACGGCGGCGGACACGTCGGTGCTCGAACTGCGCCGCGGGCTGGCCGAGCGGCTCCCGGCGTACGCCGTCCCCTCGCTGATCGTGCCGGTGAAGGCGCTGCCGCTGACCCCGAACGGCAAGGTCGACCGGGCGGCCCTGGAGCAGGCCGGCCCCGTCGCGCGCCCCGACGTCAACGCCGCCTACCGGGAACCGGGGAACGCTCTGGAGCGGGCGGTGGCCGGGCTCTGGGCCGACCGGCTCGGCATGACCGGGGTCGGCGCGGACGACGACTTCTTCGAGCTGGGCGGCGATTCCCTGCTGGCCGTGCGGATCATCGAGGAGCTGCGGCGGGAGTACGGCGTCGAGGTGTCGCCCCTCGACTTCTACCTGGACCCGACGCCGGCCGGGCTGGCCGGGGCCGTCGAGAAGGGGCGGGCCGCGGTATGA
- a CDS encoding thioesterase II family protein: protein MTGFPPWLLRRPAGDAAARVFCFPYSGVGASMFSRWPRWLDGPGGTEVCPIQLPARENRIREPHFQTYQALAEDLVEPLLPYFDRPFAFFGHCAGVLPAYEAALRLSGAGLPAPAHLVVSAQAPPHHCPHDRFLSLSDGELSAELAAIVEARGGEPHPLLIELTLSVLHQDLESNRVYRRRAAVLPRTRITVVNWSSDPEVDLLLLRDWEGYASDVRFRELPGGHYAFLNAPAELLTLLQEA from the coding sequence ATGACCGGCTTCCCGCCCTGGCTGCTGCGCCGTCCCGCCGGGGACGCCGCCGCGCGCGTGTTCTGCTTCCCGTACTCGGGGGTGGGGGCATCGATGTTCAGCCGCTGGCCGCGCTGGCTGGACGGCCCCGGCGGCACGGAGGTGTGCCCCATCCAGCTCCCGGCGCGGGAGAACCGCATCCGGGAACCGCACTTCCAGACGTACCAGGCCCTCGCGGAGGACCTGGTGGAGCCGCTGCTGCCGTACTTCGACCGGCCCTTCGCGTTCTTCGGCCACTGCGCAGGCGTGCTGCCGGCGTACGAGGCGGCGCTCCGGCTGTCGGGGGCCGGACTGCCCGCCCCGGCGCACCTGGTGGTGTCGGCGCAGGCCCCGCCCCACCACTGCCCGCACGACCGCTTCCTCTCCCTGAGCGACGGGGAGCTGTCGGCGGAGCTGGCCGCGATCGTCGAGGCCCGGGGCGGCGAGCCGCACCCGCTGCTGATCGAGCTCACCCTCTCGGTGCTCCACCAGGACCTGGAGAGCAACCGGGTCTACCGCCGGCGCGCGGCCGTCCTGCCCCGGACCCGGATCACCGTCGTGAACTGGTCGTCCGACCCGGAGGTGGACCTGCTCCTGCTGCGGGACTGGGAGGGCTACGCCTCCGACGTGCGCTTCCGCGAACTGCCCGGCGGGCACTACGCGTTCCTCAACGCCCCCGCCGAACTGCTCACCCTTCTCCAGGAGGCCTGA